The nucleotide window CTTTCCTGTAGCTTTTACTGTGACTTCTTTTAATGAGACACAGTTTTGAAGACCATCCTCTACAGGCACCTCTAACGCCCAACTACTGtcagagcacagctgaaatACTTAGTATCTAAGCAGGAAAgtggtggtttgggtttttttgtttgttttcccttacCCTGCAGTAAAGGCTTCCTGGATGCAAACTGACATAAAGCTTGGTAAACCAACTTGTAGCTGAATTCTGTGGAGCCCAATCTGTCTCTACAAACTTGACTCAAGTCAAAACCAGAAAGAGCATTTAAATTATTACCAAGTGATTTCCTCCAAGCTGCCTACAAAGCAGAAGTTACCCTGTTGCAGTATTTCAGAGCATCCCACTAACTCATTTGAATAGAAACCTCTGTTTTTATGATTATGTAACTtaatttcttgtctttttctttttttttttttttttttttttgttccacaCCCCAGAAGCTTTGTAGATGTTTAATACCACCACGTCTGAGCAATGTCTGACCAATATTAGTGTCCTGATGTCCATGGCATTTTCAGTACTTCTTTGAATTCCTTATTCAGGTTCAGCTGGAGATGTGTCAATATTGGTTCCAGGAATAACATTGGGTCCTATGCCATCCACAAGAGAATCCCACCGATCAAAATCCTTCTTAAGACCTAAAGGGTGGGGGAAAGAAAACCCAAGTGGCCATGAGTTAAGTAGCCAGCTTTTTGTAAAACTACACTGCATAATGAAATCAACTTGGCAAAgtagggaaggaaaaatattttagggagaaaaaaataatacttcaGATCTTTTGTACCAGAACAAAATGTCAGTGATTTTCCTCTGAGCTGCTAAGATTACAGAAGTAACTGAAAAACCTCCAGAAGAAGTCTGACTTATTTTTTCCACTGACACACTTGTTTTGATCTTGTTTTAAACTGAATGGTTATATAAAAAGCTTCACAGGAATGAATTATTAGTCAGCTTCATATTTTGCTGTAAATACTTACTCAGATGTTTCTGTAGGAAGGCTAATGAAGCATGATTGCTGATATCAATAGCTTCATTTGGATCTATCTCtccttttaatttgaaaaatcttGCAATGATTCCTCCGCTCACAAAGGTGAAGTCAGGAAAGCTCTGATGTACTGACCCCCTGCAAATAGAAAAATTATCAACAGGCTTGCAAGAATACATTGAATTGCCTGATTAAAAGATGCACAAACTTCAGTCATGTCATGTGCTGCTTGAGGAGAAGATAAGACAGGTTAATCTCACAAGCATGCAAGATGAGCAGGAAATTCTGCCCTAACCACAGAAGGGAGGAAGGTTTGTACATGCTCGCTGTAAGTCACTGTAACTGCAACAGCAATAAAGAGTTGGCAAAGCATCAAAATCAAGTTGTCTCCCTGCTCAGTGGTGCAGGATAaaggcatccctgccctggctgcagaacTGCCCCCAAAAGGCTGTTTCAAGTGTTCAAATGCAGGTGATGCACCAGGCCCACCACAAAGCTTGTGCCTCAGGGCAGGAAAGCACACCTTAGAGTGTCTTAAACTTGGGGTTTCTGGCTGTTCTGAGAggtctctgtccctgctgtaGGGGATGTATGGCTAATATAAACATGCAGTGAAAACCTGGGCCATGAGGAGAGTTAGTCATAAtatcatttaggctggaaaagactaTTAAGATTATTAAATCCAACCATTAACTCAGCACTGCTATTCCACCTCTAAACCTCAGTGCCGTATCTACGTGTCttttgaacacctccagggatggtgattcccCTACTTCCCTGACCAGCCTGGTCCAATGCCTAACAACTGTTTAAAATGAACAAGTATTTCCTAATATCCATTCTGAACTGCCCCTGGTATGACTTGaagccatttttttcttctcgGGAAGAAGAGCCTGACCCCCCCACCTGGTTCCACCCTCCTGTCAGTGAGTTGCAGAGTGAAGAGgtccctctgagcctccttttctccaggcaaaacatccccagctcccacagctcctcctcagccttGTGCTCTAGGGACTGTCTCTCTGTCTGCAGTTACCTGCAGTAACTGCACAGCTCAAACAAGAGCTTCAACCACAGATTGAAATCATGGGTCTTGAGCACTTACTTGATAGTAATCATTTTCTTGTTTATGTCATTGGAGATAAGCTTCTTAATCTTTAAGATGTTCTCAGCCCACTGGAATTTTTCAGAGTTGATGAAAAGCAGCGGTTGCTGGACACTGTTTTCGTAAATGTCATCACCTACAGGAAGCATCCATACATCCAGGGCAATGCCACACCTGCCAAAAACATCTGAATATTGGCATAGAAGCAGAAAGCTTGGAAGTTCTGAGCCTGCTCTGAGTTGCATGAGACATGGGAAAGAGAGTCTCTCATACTGAACAGGcaaatgaattattttgtttcagaattaTCTCTATTCTGGGGGAAAGAATTAGTCCATTCTTGCCATATGTTGGTCTCCACTGCCAGGTGCAGCTGGACTGCAGGGTCACACATGATAAAATAAGATGCAGCAGTTATGTTCCACCACATCCCCACACTGGGAAGAAGCATGGCTGGAGAAAGCAAGACATGCCAAACAACACTTTTCTTCAGGAGCTAATTAGTACTTGGGGGATCCTAGGTAAAGTGCCCTGCTCCAGGCCTCTCAAGTGCCAAATGTCACTGGCCTTGTTTTGCATACTTACCTGAATCTTATTTCTCTGCTGAGACTTTCAATAACTGTAGCACCACCAAAAGAGTGTCCCATCACAGCTATTCTGCTAGTATCAACAGAATCCTGTCAAAAAAACCCAGGTGCTGTAAGagattttcccaaattttcttttttaaagggagtaattttttttaggCATTAGATCCTAGAGAGGTAGGAAGAGCATAATTTCAGCTCCATTACTCTCTAATCCAGCTTTGGATGACCTGAGAATATTTTCAGAGATTTACAGAGTGATCTTCAGAATACTTTACATGAACCAGTTTAGAAATGGAAGGGGGAAACCAGAAGCATTATTAGGTGTTTAACAAAATACAGGAGGGCACCTTCCACTCACCTTTAGGCTATTCCAGTCAAAGTCTGAATGTAGTACATTTGTTACTTCCTCTCCTGAATTGATTTTAAGAATGAGATTGAGAGCTTTGATACACTCCTGTGCTCTTTGCTGCACCTGGGGAGAAAGAGAGGTTGAGGCAGAGCAGTGGAAGGAATCATTGGACAACTGCCAGGCCTGACAGCCCCTTGGACACAGGACTTACTCTGATAGGTATCCCCCACTAAGTGTTTGATACAGTACCCACTATTCTGAAATGCTGAATGGAGCCATCTGATGAACAACAAAATCAGGTTTTGGCAGTGTAAAGAGCTGAAGCTCTTGTGTAGAACCTCTGCACACAGAGGAATTTATCTCTGCATGCACCAAAGGCCTTAAACTCCTTTGTTCTGTCACTGCTTAAGAAAAGGGGTTGTTGGGATGTGCAAAAAGTTACACACCTCCAAGGAAGACTGACTCACTGATGCGTCTCAGGCTCACTTGGATGACCAAAAACCATTCTATCACTTGCCCCATCACACAAAAGCCTTGAAACCGTCTTTACGCTGGATAAACCAAACTAAGAAACAATGAAGCTCATCCCATTTTTGTATATACTCATCCTTGAAAACTGTAGTGAAGCTGTTGCAAAAAACGGTTTTCATTGTTCCATATAAGAACAGCTTTTAACTGGTATGTCAGTAAAAGAAAAGCTTCAAGAAGAACCAAGGAGCAGTAATGATCTTGGGAACTACAGTGTGTAGGCAGCCAACAAGATGTCTGTGCATCACTGAATTACAAATCAATTCCAATCTCCTGATCTCTCTACTTATGAAATTTGCAGACAATGGCTTCTGGAGGTTATTTCCAAGCTCAGACATTACATACTGACACTCACAAGTAGGACCTCATATTCTTACAGGAAATGACTCTTGTACTATTGTCTGTATGGCCCAGGGAGATAAAGAGAAGCACCTCCCTGACTGAGTTTTCATTAGCTGGAAAAACCACTCCTGTATTTTAAAGGTCAAGTGTATGCTTGGAAGAGCTTGTCAGTATGGCCACATTACATCCAGCTTGTATACTGCTTATAATAAATTGGAAGTCTGCGCTGTTTACATTACTAAAAAAAGCCTTCAAGTGTGGTAAAGACTATAAAGCAAACAACCCACTCAGAGCAGCCATGATTCATCATGCTATGAACAGTAAATGAAAGCTAATGCAAGCCTAAGGCCACACAAACATTTGAGCTCAACTCTTTGTCACTTCTAGGCTGTGCTAAAGAcagagaagaagcagaaagttgAGTGGAACCAGAAGAGAAACAGATGACTCAGCTCAAGTGCAACTTCAAGAAAAAGCTTTGCTGAGGGAGCAGTTTATGCTCTGAAGAAAGCTGCTGTTGGCTGTTCCACCTTCAGGGACACAGGACTCAATCCAATTTTATATCTCCCCGAGCCATGGCAGAAGACTGCTGCCCTGGCCAAAGGGAGACTCTGCTAGGCctgaacacagcactgctgccacactccccagagcacagagccagcccaggcacCTGCTTGTGGCGCAAGCAGCGCTCCTCCTCTCCAGTTTTCAGCTTCCTGTAGTAAATCCACTCCTTCTCCATGTCAGGCGTGGACTCTTCCTGTGACTCAGAAACGGATCTTCTCTTACAATAATACGTGGCTGAAGCAGATTCATCTCTGTAATACCAAGAGGAGGTTATTTCTGGGCATGCATTCCATTTGGTTTGAGGTGAAGTCAGCACAAGTTTTAGATTTCACTCCTCTGAAGAGATCAGACTTTCTAAATAGTGCAATATCCCCACCAAAACTCCCACCTCCTCTAAATTCTTCACCTACTTTATACTCTAACAATAAGAGAGACAAATGGCATATCTGAGGAATGACAAATGATATCTACCCCAAGACTTTTCATTCCAGGGCTTATCTAAACAAAACTCCCTCTGTTTGGAGAAGAGTTGAGCTATGGGCAGTTGGGCAGGGCTGAAAAAGAGAtgttagtttttctttttaaaaaacatccaGAAGTTCTTTAGAATAAGTAACATTCTGTTCAGTGTGTGAAAGTTGCTTTCCATCAGAACTCCAAAATGTGCAGCACACTCACCTGTGCTCCACAGCAGCCACTATAAAGCCCTGAGAAGCCATTTCTATGCAAATAGCAGAATAGATTGTCCTGCAATAAAAACCACACTCTGGTGAGATGTCATTCTTTCAGTTCCATTGCTCTTTAAATGCTGATCACACTAGCTATGCACGAGTCCCCACCcagtatttcttctctttgaatTTGCTAACCAGCAGAGCAAGATTTTGTATGCCATGGACCAAAGCCTGTTCACAAAACCTTGGTACTGTTTTACTGTatattcagaaaggaaaatgccatTGATTTTTAATAAGTAGCACACACAGCACTTTGCATCTTCAAAGAGCTGTCCAAAAATCAAACAGCTAATATTCACAACACCCTTATGGGCTGGTAAGTATCTTTACCTCCATCATacaaagggaaaacacaaatggagctctgagcaacctggtctagtggaaggtgttcctgcccacagcacagatgatctttaaaggccccttccaacccaggctgTTTTATTATTCTGTGACCAATCATACACcaaccctgctgctgtttcaatGGAGGCATAATGACACACAACAGCCTGTTCTTCAAATCTGTTTCAGCTCCACAAAGATCTCACCCCCCTACTGAAAATCTGTTCAGAACCACCCTTGGAGACTGCTGTCTCCATAGACAACAGAACCAGTTTGTCAACAAACTGCAAAATTACCGAAAAGCTCCAAGTCCATGGGAAAAAACAAGAAGTGGGTATTTTTCTCCTGGTTTGAAAGCAGCATTTGACTTTGCAGGACAGGTCACTGAACCTAAATAAAAATGGAAGTGTACGTCATTATTAGTGGAATGAGAGAAAGTATTTGTTCCTGTGGGAGAGATCCCAAGAATGTAGAGACCACTGATATCAGAGCATCACCATTGACATCACCTAAAGATAAGGTACCAAGACTCATCTTTAAAATAGAAGGCAAATATGGACCTGACTCTGAAAATACTGTCCACCTGGCAGAAGATACTTGTCTTCTCCTGCTCCCATCCACAGCCTGGCACAAAGTCTACACATCTCTCAAACCTTCATACTCAGGCATCCAGGTTTTGCTGACCTTAGGATCTCTCTGACTTTTGTATCTTTGAACATTTCCTTGTGGGATTTAAAGGTGCAGCTTACCTAGAACAAACTGCCCAGACACTCCTATCCACAGCAGTCAGGGACTGCCTGAGAGCTGGGGTCACATTCAGCAGTCTCACTACATGAGCCCATCCCACAAAAACACACTTCTTTCCTAAAAACTCTCTTTTAGCCCTGCAGCCATAACACCCTGCTCACGGAGCACAGAGGCAGTGACAGGCaaggaataaaagcagaagGAGTCTTACCAACATAGTAATGGAAAAGCCTTTCTCCTACAGCTCGGTACATATTGAGGAAGTCAGAGAGTCCCTGATAATATTCTTTGTCTGGAATCCATCGGGCCTCTTCGATATCTGTGGCATCATACGCTGGATAATACAAGCGCAAAAAGCTTCCCtggattagaaaaaaaaaattaaaaaggagtattggtatttatttatatatggCAGAGAAAATGGAAGGCATTTATAGAAAAGGTTTCAGTTGCAAGAATGCAAGAAAGCTCAAGAGAATTATGGGAATCTCATGAGAAAATTATTATCATATGCAGGCTTTGATGCCAATCCTATGTCACAATCTTCCTGTGCATAAAATGAATTTGAAGTAGCATGAGATACACATTATCACAAAGTTAATTATTCCAAACACTTACTACCTATTTGCTCAATCCAGCATCTTGctggacttttttttccatcttcttcaCTGGGAATGGTTTGATGATGCATTTTGCTAAGTTTTATAGGGCTGACTTTTAAAGGGGTGACTGAAGATGAcctgagagctggagcacctctctgAGCatgacaggctgagagagctggggctcttcagcctggagaaaacaaAGTTCTCCAACATGGCTGTAGTGTTCCTGCCTAAActgagcagaggctgccagcAAAGCTCTTGGGCAGCTGCACAGCAAGGGAGAACAATACATCACTCTTCCTCCTCATCAAAATATTCACAAGTCTCTCGTGGTCCATCTTTCTAAACACAACTTTGTTAGTCTGTGTTTCATCGGCCTCTGTTTCTTACCACCAGTTCAAATCTCTTACTGTCTGCACTCCAGGTATTCCAGGAAAGCACCCAAGCTTTCCATGCTCACAGGGACCTTCCATACCCCCTTGTCAGTCTTCTCCCTTCACAGACAGCAGCAATGTACCAATGCACACTGCAAACCAGACTTCCCAACAGATGAACTCTGTGCAATTTGCCTTCTTATTTCCTTGTTTGCAAGGGAATTTGCAACACAGCATTCAAATTCACTGTATTGCTCCAGCAGTATTTTTGGTTTAGCAAGTTACAATCAGGGCCAAGAAACCCATGAGCTTTGAAATAAAGCCTGATTTCTTGAACATTACTTACCAATTTACGAAAAGTTTGCTTAATGAAGCTTGTTTCTATTCACTTATCAAACTTAAATCAACCTTTGGCACAGAGACCATTACGGAAGAACTTTCCTCTACACTGGTAGTGATATTAACTTGATCTTAGAATAGTCCCAGTGAACCTCCCAAATGACTAACTGATTACCAGAAAGGGGAAGAGGTTTTCATTATTTATGCCTGAGGGAACTGCAATTATTCATAATGCTTATGTAAAAAATACATGGGCTGACTGCAAAGAGAAACTCATCACTCTTCTGTGCTGATACAGAGTAAGCTCAGTAAAGGAAAACATATGAACCATTACAAACTGATCACAAGTTCCACTCCACCTGGCTACTCTGAGGAGTAAAACCACCATATAAGTGCAGGTGTATTCTCTCAAAAGCAAGAGGATTTAAAATGGACACTCACAAGCAAGCTCATTACTTGTTTGGCTACTGTCCCTATTTTATTATTGTGACTTCTTACTGTGGTAACCTCTTGCAAAATTGACATCCTGCTCATCTTCAGTGAGATAAAATCTCAAGAAGACATCTCATCTTTGATGAACACTGCATAGGCTCACCTTCTAACCCTGACAAATCCTGTTGGGATCTTTGTGATGAGAGCAGCCACAGTCACGGAGACTGCATGTGGAGTCTCCtcaggagcccagggcaggagggagcagtggAGTGGGTGGGAAGAAACCCCTGGGTTCCAGGAGGACACGGTTTCTCTGCAGTATCTTGTGCAGGATAGTCAAAAAGGCAAGCACATTGGGAAGAAGAAGGAATTGGCCATGGGAAAGGCTCACAGGTTACATCCATCTGGTAAATGCCCAGTACACATCCTACACCAGGATGGAGAGTATAGAAAGTTCAGCTGTGAGTGTCAGCATGGAGTACACAGGCAAAACTTTCTGCTTGATTTATCTGTAAAGCTGCGGCCAGTTGTTTCACTGACATTGTGGCTTAAATCCAAAGGAGAAAGAGTCAAGAGCTTTACCTCAACTGCATCTTCTGTCATCAGGTCAGTACATCCAACCGAGTGTGGCCCCTTTCCTTCAGGAATCTTGTAAAacctctcagtgctgctggtgctccaCATTTCCATTGGTGCCTTCACCGACACACCTGGggaaaaacacagagcaaatcAAGAGACCACCATGGCCTTTGTGACCAGATCACCCACAGTGAAACAAACTCAGCACGCTGAAAATCCAGAATTAGAAAAATCACGAAAATTAGAATAATCTGCTCgtgagaaacaaagaaatcccGAATTGTCAACCTGACCTGTTCTTCTGGGGATTTTCCTTGCTGTATCTTGAATCCCAAGGAGCAGACAGCACCGTGCACTTACGGAAAAGTGGGACGAAACCTTTGGCTGGCGAGGCCGCAGCGGCACTCGGGAGATGTGCGGTGCTACGAACCGCACAGAGGGAGGATTCTGCTGCTCCTCAAGGAAAACCGGGCTGTGCATCAGGGGGAGTGGGATATCACGGAGAAACACAACACCGCTGCCATTTTTCCAGGAGGAATGACGAGTCCCTGGCGAGACAAGGTCGGGCTGCCCGTGCCGGAGCGGGTGTCGGGGCGGTGCGGCCGTGCCTGGAGTGACCCCTGGGCGCCGGGCTGGCCCCGGCGATGAACACAGCGCGGGGGGAAGCAGCCGCATGCCGGGCTGGGCTCTACCTGCCGCCTTCTCCTCGGGGAAGGAGACACGGAGCCATCCCTCCCCGGCACCCCGCCGCCCGGCCGGGCTCCCCTGGAGCGGAGGCACTCCCGGGGCGGAGCTCCTGGCGCGGTGTCCCGGCGGCTCCTCCCCGGAAAAGCCGCGGGGCCGGCGGCCGCTCCGCCCCGGAAAGGTCCCTctggcggcggcgcggcgggtCCCGGATCATCCGCCAAGATGGTGCGGAAACTGAAATACCACGAGCAGAAGCTGCTGCGGCGGCTGGACCTGGTGAACTGGGAGGCGTCGGGCGGGAACCTGGCGGAGGTGCGGGCGCTGCGGCGGTACCGGGTGGGCCGGCGGGAGGACTACGTGCAGTACAAGGCGCTGGCCCGCGCCGTGCGGGCCCTGGCCCGGCGGCTCCGCGACCTGGGCCCGGCCAGCGCCGCCTTCCGCGCCCGCTGCGCCGCCGCgctgctggagaagctgcacgggctggggctggtgaaCAGCCGGCAGTCTCTGGCCGTCTGCGAGAGCCTCTCGGCCGCCGCCTTCTGCCGCCGGCGCCTGCCGTGCCTGCTGGTGAAGCTGCGCATGGCGCAGAACCTGCGCCACGCCGTCACCTTCGTGGAGCAGGGCCACGTCCGCGTGGGGCCCGAGGTGGTGACGGACCCCGCGCTGCTCGTGCCCCGCGCCGTCGAGGACTTCATCACCTGGGTGGACGCGTCCCGCCTGCGGCAGAAGGTGCTCGACTACAACCAGGAGCGCGACGACTTCGACCTGGCCGCCTAgggctgccctgctcacaggacAACACACCCCGATAAAACCACGGCGGTGGCACCGCGGGATATTCACACACCGGCAAAGGGAGCCAGAAGGCAACTGTGCGCTTCCAGTTTTGTATTGacctgctcctggctcccttTTGTAGCTAATGGTTCCATTCATCCATGCAGAGGAACATCCTTTACACATCCACTGCTTCAAGAATACGTCCAGTGGCCAGCTCCATCATTGTCCCCAGCGTGCCCAGCTccatcatcattatcatcatcatcatcatcgcTGGCATTGCCAGCCTCACTGTCAGCCCAGCAGTTCAGCTCCATCATCGTTATCCCTGGCGCTCCCAGCCTCCCTGTCAGCCCAGCAACTCAGCACCATCGTTATCCCCAGCATGACAAGCTCCATCATCATCGTTATCCCTGGCActcccagcctccctgccagcccagcagctcagccccaatCATAATacccagcctgcccagctgcaTCATCCTAAAAAGTGCATCTCCATCATCCTTACACCCCATAAAGCAAAAGTGCTTGGAAAAGTCTCTGCCCAAACACCGGAGAGAATTTTTGTCAAGCTTTAAGTGCTTGGCAGCTTAATAGCAGCtgttggaagggattttaagcCAAGCCAAGTGGCTGTTTTAAGACTGAGTTTACCAGATTTGCTGCTCTTTTTCCAAGAAGTCGTCCTgattcctcctgcagctgttgAATGCACAGGAATCAGAGTTACTTCTGGAGAAGTTTTCCCTTGATATCAAGGAGGGAGTGCAGGGATTTCTGGGGGTCAGCAGTAAACAAGAAGGCCAAATACCGTGTTTCTGGAACTGTCAAAGTTTTAGccaaaaacagaattaaaaaaaaatccaaaaaacttTATTGTCATGTGAAGTTGTAAAGGGAAGTTTGATGCTTTGAGTTCAGTGTCTTTGCTGTGTGGGGTTCCACATGACCATTAGGCATCATTTACGGAACAGGATCTAactgcagaggtgctggagcaAAAGCTGATCTAACCATAACTGCAGATTTGGGGGAACTTTTGCATTTAGTACATtagccaggggctgctggcaaCTTTGTT belongs to Oenanthe melanoleuca isolate GR-GAL-2019-014 chromosome 3, OMel1.0, whole genome shotgun sequence and includes:
- the PLA2G7 gene encoding platelet-activating factor acetylhydrolase isoform X2, giving the protein MAPCQKLVFQAQRRFPPERLSQLKSKAKFGPSPSGRAGPWLCLRQGRPPAGAAAAGPAAEGRGRPEGTGGRSGRRDGSGAQPGHRATGVSVKAPMEMWSTSSTERFYKIPEGKGPHSVGCTDLMTEDAVEGSFLRLYYPAYDATDIEEARWIPDKEYYQGLSDFLNMYRAVGERLFHYYVGSVTCPAKSNAAFKPGEKYPLLVFSHGLGAFRTIYSAICIEMASQGFIVAAVEHRDESASATYYCKRRSVSESQEESTPDMEKEWIYYRKLKTGEEERCLRHKQVQQRAQECIKALNLILKINSGEEVTNVLHSDFDWNSLKDSVDTSRIAVMGHSFGGATVIESLSREIRFRCGIALDVWMLPVGDDIYENSVQQPLLFINSEKFQWAENILKIKKLISNDINKKMITIKGSVHQSFPDFTFVSGGIIARFFKLKGEIDPNEAIDISNHASLAFLQKHLSLKKDFDRWDSLVDGIGPNVIPGTNIDTSPAEPE
- the IMP3 gene encoding U3 small nucleolar ribonucleoprotein protein IMP3 codes for the protein MVRKLKYHEQKLLRRLDLVNWEASGGNLAEVRALRRYRVGRREDYVQYKALARAVRALARRLRDLGPASAAFRARCAAALLEKLHGLGLVNSRQSLAVCESLSAAAFCRRRLPCLLVKLRMAQNLRHAVTFVEQGHVRVGPEVVTDPALLVPRAVEDFITWVDASRLRQKVLDYNQERDDFDLAA
- the PLA2G7 gene encoding platelet-activating factor acetylhydrolase isoform X1; the protein is MRLLPPALCSSPGPARRPGVTPGTAAPPRHPLRHGQPDLVSPGTRHSSWKNGSGVVFLRDIPLPLMHSPVFLEEQQNPPSVRFVAPHISRVPLRPRQPKVSSHFSVSARCCLLLGIQDTARKIPRRTGVSVKAPMEMWSTSSTERFYKIPEGKGPHSVGCTDLMTEDAVEGSFLRLYYPAYDATDIEEARWIPDKEYYQGLSDFLNMYRAVGERLFHYYVGSVTCPAKSNAAFKPGEKYPLLVFSHGLGAFRTIYSAICIEMASQGFIVAAVEHRDESASATYYCKRRSVSESQEESTPDMEKEWIYYRKLKTGEEERCLRHKQVQQRAQECIKALNLILKINSGEEVTNVLHSDFDWNSLKDSVDTSRIAVMGHSFGGATVIESLSREIRFRCGIALDVWMLPVGDDIYENSVQQPLLFINSEKFQWAENILKIKKLISNDINKKMITIKGSVHQSFPDFTFVSGGIIARFFKLKGEIDPNEAIDISNHASLAFLQKHLSLKKDFDRWDSLVDGIGPNVIPGTNIDTSPAEPE